DNA sequence from the Paenibacillus physcomitrellae genome:
CCATGAATTCAAGGGAAGCGCCGCCGCCTGTGGAGATGTGGTCCATTTTGTCAGCCAGATGGAATTTCTCTGCTGCTGCTGCGGAGTCACCGCCGCCGATGATCGTGTAGCCTTCTGTAGTCGCACAAGCTTCTGCCACTTCACGTGTTCCGCCGGAGAACGGTTCAATTTCAAATACGCCCATAGGTCCGTTCCAGACCACCAGTTTGGAGTTCTTGATCACGTCAGCGTAAATAGCGCGTGTCTTAGGACCGATGTCCACGCCTTCCCATTTCTCCGGAATGCCGTCGACATCCACGATATCCACGTTAGCATCCGCTTTGAAGTCGTCAGCGATCACAATATCAACCGGAAGCAGGAAGTTCTTGCCGAGCTTCTTCGCCTTCTCGATGAATCCAAGCGCCACATCCAGTTTGGAGTCGTCGCACAGGGACAAACCGATTTCATGGCCTTGAGCCTTGAAGAAGGTGTAGGACAAGCCGCCGCCAATAAGTACGTTGTCTGCAATGTTCAGCAGGTTGTCGATCACGTCGATTTTATCTTTAACTTTGGAGCCGCCGATGATCGCGGTGAAAGGACGGTCCGGGCTCGACAAGGCTTTGCCCAGTACAGACAATTCTTTCTCCATCAGAAGACCGGATACGGCCGGCAGATAGTGAGCGATGCCTTCTGTAGAAGCATGCGCACGGTGAGCAGCGCCAAAAGCGTCGTTGACGAACAGATCGGCAAGCTCAGCAAATTGTTTAGCCAGCTCAGGGTCATTTTTCTCCTCGCCTGGATAGAAGCGCACGTTCTCAAGCACAAGTACGTCGCCATTGTTCAATGCGGCGATTTTGGCTTTCACGGCTTCGCCTACAGCTTCGTCCGCTTTGGCAACCGGTTTGCCAAGCAGCTCAGCCAAACGTTCAGCAGGAGCTGTTAAACGCATAGACTCGTTAACTTCACCTTTAGGGCGGCCCAGGTGGCTCGCCAGAATCACTTTCGCGCCGTTTCCGATCAAATAGTTGATCGTTGGCAGCGTTTCGCGGATCCGAGTGTCGTCCGTAATTTTGCCGTCTTCGAGCGGCACGTTAAAATCGACGCGTACAAATACGCGTTTACCTGTTACTTCTACATCGCGAACACTTTTTTTATTCATAGTTCGTTCCTCCGCACCCTTAAATTTGATTATCTGCAATTCAAGGAAAAACACTCATCATGTATAAAGAGCGGAAACACTAGCTGTTTCCGCTCTTTGGTTTCAAGCAAGGCTCTTATTTAGCCAGTTTAGCAAAGTGTTCCAAAGTACGAACGAGCTGTGCAGTGTAGGACATTTCGTTGTCGTACCAAGCTACTGTTTTCACCAATTGCTGGTCGCCAACAGTCAACACTTTAGTTTGTGTAGCGTCGAACAGGGAACCGAAAGTCATACCTTTGATATCGGAAGATACGATTTCATCTTCTGTGTAACCGAATGTTTGCGGATCAGCAGCTGCTTGCATAGCTGCGTTTACTTCGTCTACAGTTACTTTCTTGTTCAGAACAGTAACCAGCTCAGTCAGGGAACCTGTAGCAACTGGAACACGTTGTGCAGCGCCGTCAAGTTTGCCTTGCAGTTCAGGGATAACCAGGCCGATCGCTTTAGCAGCGCCAGTTGTGTTAGGGATGATGTTCTCAGCAGCAGCACGAGCGCGGCGGAAGTCACCTTTCGCATGCGGA
Encoded proteins:
- a CDS encoding phosphoglycerate kinase; this encodes MNKKSVRDVEVTGKRVFVRVDFNVPLEDGKITDDTRIRETLPTINYLIGNGAKVILASHLGRPKGEVNESMRLTAPAERLAELLGKPVAKADEAVGEAVKAKIAALNNGDVLVLENVRFYPGEEKNDPELAKQFAELADLFVNDAFGAAHRAHASTEGIAHYLPAVSGLLMEKELSVLGKALSSPDRPFTAIIGGSKVKDKIDVIDNLLNIADNVLIGGGLSYTFFKAQGHEIGLSLCDDSKLDVALGFIEKAKKLGKNFLLPVDIVIADDFKADANVDIVDVDGIPEKWEGVDIGPKTRAIYADVIKNSKLVVWNGPMGVFEIEPFSGGTREVAEACATTEGYTIIGGGDSAAAAEKFHLADKMDHISTGGGASLEFMEGKALPGVVALNDK